A genomic window from Cucumis melo cultivar AY chromosome 8, USDA_Cmelo_AY_1.0, whole genome shotgun sequence includes:
- the LOC103500851 gene encoding threonine dehydratase biosynthetic, chloroplastic-like, giving the protein MSFWPREQPRGGRAGHDRHSQDQWEHQEGRGRPEHGFHFQMPNPWEQQQPHPTTQRDHAPVADPKNNETIMIKIPAVSWKELQYPSGKLGAVPKRPEVIDEQKQMEYLKKILSSKVYDVTSESPLHFAPNLSKGLGVNIWLKREDTHPVYSFKLRGAYNMMSSLPKEELEKGVISASTGNHAQGVAFAASKLKTQSLIVMPRSTPPNKIEAVKNLGGNVVLFGDTFDDALEHAKQLSQERNLKIITPFDDEDIIVGQGTVGMEIGRQMREPLDAIFVPVGGGGLLAGVASFYKLIYPEVKIIGVEPHDANSMASALYSDQIVQVFDIGTFADGVDIKRVGDETFRISRELVDGIVLVDKNDIAAAIKEVFEDTKSMLEPAGALAVAGAKAYCKYNNIKGGNVVAITSGANMNFDQLGSIADKVESEATFATILPEKPGTLKSTLSHLVGSRNITEIKYRHNSEKDAVVFYSVWLSDVSELEDVKKQIESSTFETYDLTNNEVFKNHLRYMVGGRSNVPNEVFYRFTLPERPGALSQCLDALSPRWNISLIHYRRQGTISADVLVGLQVPDSDMGEFNERAKKLGFEYVAVAYDDPASKLFTYI; this is encoded by the exons ATGTCATTTTGGCCAAGGGAACAGCCAAGAGGAGGAAGGGCAGGACATGACCGCCATTCCCAAGACCAATGGGAACACCAAGAAGGAAGGGGAAGGCCAGAGCATGGCTTTCATTTCCAAATGCCAAACCCATGGGAACAACAACAACCCCACCCAACAACTCAAAGGGACCATGCCCCGGTTGCAGATCCTAAGAATAATGAGACTATTATGATTAAGATTCCGGCCGTGTCATGGAAAGAGCTGCAGTACCCGTCTGGGAAGCTCGGCGCCGTTCCTAAACGGCCCGAGGTTATTGATGAACAAAAACAGATGGAATATTTGAAAAAGATCTTGAGTTCTAAGGTGTACGATGTCACTTCTGAATCCCCATTGCACTTTGCACCTAATTTATCTAAAGGATTGGGAGTCAATATATGGCTCAAGAGGGAAGACACACACCCG GTGTATTCGTTCAAGCTGAGAGGAGCTTATAACATGATGTCATCTCTTCCAAAAGAAGAATTAGAAAAAGGAGTTATTAGTGCTTCAACTGGGAATCATGCCCAAGGTGTTGCATTTGCTGCTTCTAAATTAAAAACTCAATCTCTCATTGTTATGCCTCGTTCAACCCCACCAAATAAG ATTGAGGCAGTTAAGAATTTGGGAGGAAATGTTGTTTTGTTTGGAGATACTTTCGATGACGCACTTGAACATGCTAAACAGCTGAGTCAAGAACGCAACCTTAAAATAATAACTCCATTTGATGATGAAGATATCATTGTAGGCCAGGGAACAGTTGGGATGGAAATTGGACGTCAAATGAGGGAACCACTGGATGCAATTTTTGTCCCTGTTGGGGGTGGTGGTCTTCTCGCTGGTGTCGCTTCTTTTTACAAGCTGATTTATCCTGAA GTAAAGATAATTGGGGTGGAGCCACATGATGCAAATTCAATGGCATCTGCATTATATAGTGATCAAATCGTACAAGTATTTGATATTGGAACTTTTGCTGATGGTGTGGATATTAAACGAGTTGGGGATGAGACTTTTCGAATTAGTAGAGAACTCGTGGATGGTATAGTTCTTGTTGATAAAAACGACATAGCTGCCGCAATCAAG GAAGTGTTCGAGGACACAAAGAGCATGTTGGAACCTGCAGGAGCTCTTGCCGTTGCTGGAGCAAAAgcatattgtaaatataacaatatcAAAGGAGGAAATGTTGTTGCAATAACAAGTGGTGCAAATATGAACTTTGATCAATTAGGTAGCATTGCTGATAAAGTTGAATCTGAGGCTACCTTTGCAACTATACTCCCAGAGAAACCTGGAACCTTAAAATCGACATTATCTCACTTG GTGGGATCAAGAAACATTACAGAAATTAAGTACAGACATAACTCTGAAAAGGACGCTGTTGTGTTTTATAG tGTTTGGCTGAGTGACGTTTCAGAACTTGAAGATGTGAAGAAGCAGATAGAATCTTCAACATTTGAAACTTATGATCTCACAAATAATGAAGTATTCAAGAATCACCTGCGTTACATG GTCGGAGGTAGATCAAATGTTCCAAATGAAGTTTTCTATCGTTTTACTCTACCAGAAAGGCCAGGAGCTCTGTCACAGTGCTTAGATGCTTTAAGTCCACGTTGGAACATTAGCTTAATTCACTATCGTAGACAG GGTACAATAAGTGCAGATGTATTAGTTGGACTTCAGGTTCCTGATTCAGATATGGGTGAATTCAATGAAAGAGCTAAGAAGCTTGGGTTTGAGTATGTTGCTGTTGCTTATGATGATCCTGCATCCAAGCTCTTCACATACATTTAA